The candidate division KSB1 bacterium genome segment ATTGTGTAGAATTTCGACCACTGGAAATGACAAAAGAATGAAAATATAGCTTACCTAACTTTAATATACAACAAAAAAATAACTTGCGGCAATATGCCGATGTTGACACATCTACTGCGTAATCTGTATTTAAAAGCGTCCTAAGTGGCATAAATCTCAAAAGAGGATAACACTAAAATTGTCGGCAGGGAAGACATCCATCATAAGTCCTTTTGATGAGTTAAACCAAAATCCTGTACCTTGCTGTTTGAATAACTTCAGTTGCCATATTGAGCCTTTCCATGTTTAAAAAACGTAAAGAATTTGTATGTGGAAAACCGATCAGTAAGGATTTAATAATGGATTTTGGATTGTAAAAATCAAGAAGAAAATTAAGCAGATAAAATATAGTTTTAACTATAAATTCATCTTGTTACAAAGCTCACTGGGTTCTATGCGCTTTGATAAAAGGTAGCGTGACTCCAAACTTATATTTTTAGTAATCGCTTCCATAATATTTTCTTGACTTTGTTAAATCCATTTGGTAATTTTCGAAGAATAAAACATAGTAGGGAGGTTATGGAAAGTTCATGACCAGCTTTGGTGTCTGAAAAATGGTAATTTTATGAAGAGCAGAAATTATTGGTTTAATTCAAGTATACTTGAATTCTTACTAACCACTTATCAATAAGTGGTTTAAAAACATTCGCACATTGATATCTTCAAATAGTCAAAAAGAAACTTCAGATGAGAGGCGATCAGTTTTTAATGAATGTATATATGAAAATTATGAGATACGTAAACCCTTATTACTTAAAGAAAATAAAATAGAGAACGAACGTTCCATTGAATATAAAATCAGTCAAGTATTATCATCATTACAAAAAACGAACAACAAGAGTTATTCAAAAATCCAAGAATGGCAATTTTATTTTCTTTAGTTGGTCCAATTTTTCTAATCCCAGGATTGATTATTCCTCAAGTCTCATAGGTGTTTCTGATTTTTGGATTATTCTTTACATATATTTGGATTACTAATCTACAAGTGTTCTACAAAATGTTAAAATTGATGCGATATTTTGAACGTAAAGGAATCGAGTATAAAACTGTCCTTATGATAAAAAAAGATAACAGAGTGCTAGATATAAACAATCCTGAAAAGTTTATGAATGCCTTGAATTGATACTAAAATAAAGAATAGAACTTAGCTGAATAAAAAGACTTTAGAAAAACAACTTATAGTAGTGTGAGTTCAACGATGTTAAAATATAAAGGTTATACCGGAAATGTTGTGTATGATGATGAGTTTGCAATATTTCACGGTGAAGTTTTAGATACAAGAGATGTAATAACTTTTCAAGGGATGAGTGTAAAAGAAATCCAAAGGGCTTTTCGAGATTCAATAAATGATTATCTGGATTTTTGCAAATCAAGAAGTGAAGAACCTAACAGACCTTTTTCAGGTAAATTTGTATTAAGAATGCCTCCTGAGCTTCACCACAAATTGTATGTCAAAGCCGCTAAATCCGGTAAGAGTTTAAACAAGTGGGTAATAGAAAATCTAGAGAAAATTTCTCTTGAGAGTTAGGGTTTTCTTATTGATTTGATGACGTTCTTGATGTGGTAGAAAAACAATGAAACCGAAATCTCATTTAAAAGATGGTCAACTCGTCGCA includes the following:
- a CDS encoding type II toxin-antitoxin system HicB family antitoxin, which encodes MLKYKGYTGNVVYDDEFAIFHGEVLDTRDVITFQGMSVKEIQRAFRDSINDYLDFCKSRSEEPNRPFSGKFVLRMPPELHHKLYVKAAKSGKSLNKWVIENLEKISLES